From the genome of Bos mutus isolate GX-2022 chromosome 2, NWIPB_WYAK_1.1, whole genome shotgun sequence:
GAGCCTGCAGAAATTTCCCTCATCCCACAGCAGAAATAACTTCTCACTCCTCATTCTCACCAGACTTGTCCCTGGACCACAGACCTGCTTTATTCTGTCTCCTGGTTTTGCACATCAGCTTAATATCCCCTATTAAACTCTCGGTTTCTGGAAAGCCAGGTTATCTTATCACACAGCCATAATGCCTTCCAGAATAGTACTTCAATAAATGTCAGATTGAATCAACCCAGTTTGTATTTGAAAATGTCAACTATTTGATTGACTCATTCCCTACTTACTTCTGAGTGGCGTTATCCATCTATACATTTATTCTTCCAATATTACCAGTGAAATTTCACTTTGTCCTCCTGTTTTATGCAGAGCTTTATTTATTTCAGCTGACAGATCAATAATGCATGGTGAGATTCACGGGTCAGGCCTCCTTCTGGTCTTTCTGATGGAGATGCTACCTGTATCTCTACCTTTGAGACCATAAACAGTATTAACAGGGGCTGGGAACTCTGTATGTTCTGTGTACATCATATTCACTCTTTACAACAGACTTAGGAGGTAACTAttcttatgcccattttacagttcagaaaacaggcacagagaaGCTAACTAGCAATCCAATGCTATACAGAAGGTGAAGAACAGATCTCGAATtcagacccagagcagtcaaaccCCACTCTCGGTTCCCCACTACGTCCTTTGTGAAATAGCTGCCCCCAAAACTTAAATATTGGCTCTATTTATATGGAGGGAATATATACAGGAGATTACCTGAAACCACTGTTGCCTCACATTTTCTCAGGTcctcaaaaagaaaatgactcagCAAATACTGAGTGTCTAATATATTCAAGGCATGACCAGGATTCTTACAAAGTCAATTCAAATCCTAATATAAACGAGTTCCTTGTTTCTGACATAAGACCTCTTTCAACATATCTTTCACTGCAGTGGAAACTCCTGCTTGAAGGACCAGACTTCACTACATGCTGCTGCGGGTAACACTGTGAGCACTGGGCTTTACAGTCTGTAAGACAAGAGGCCTGTGGTCTGTGTCATGCAAACTCATACTCTTCATGAATAGTCTCTCattccatggactgaaacccCATGTCACACCTTGGGAGTCCTAAAAGTGAATGTCTGCTACTAGGATATAAAATAATTGGAaatgctggtttaaaaaaaaaaaaacttgtcaaaCACAGAGTAAATTCCAGTCTTGTTAACCCAAATTCTGGCAGTTGATTATGACCCCATCAACAGAATATATTATTGACAAAATCCAAGCCTGGACATCTCAAAGAGTGCCGTGGTATCTAAGTGACCATGAGCTATGGGAGACCATAACTATTAACCAATTACTTTGGTAATGCTGATGACTTTCCTTGCACAGTTAATACTTGGgagatgtttctgcttttggtttcattttaacCAAACTGGTGGCTATTGTATAAATCCTCAACTAGGGGTGATTATGTCCTGAtgggacatttttggttgtcaccgCTGGGCTGCTATTAACATCAAGAGCatggaggccagagatgctgcacGACATCTGACAATGCATACATCAGCACCCTCAAAATGAATTCTCCAGCTCAAAATGTCAacagctgaggctgagaaaccctggtgGAGCCACATGCTCCATTCCTCAGTTCTTTCATTCAGTGGTGAGAATGCATAATAGAGTGACATTTTGAAATCTTAAACATTTTGTCCAAATGCACACCACATGTGAATATGTAGATCTTCGGAACGCTTTCAGTCCCCTTTGGCACGGAGGTTGCCAGTGTCTTAGGAACTGGGTGGTGGGATGGACAAGGACATAAATGCACACAAGGCCCTCATGTTTCCGAATTTCTCTTCTGCCCGTGCCctgtttaaaaatttctttcttgggcttccctggtggctcagtggtaaagaatctgcctgccagtgcaggagacacgggttcgatccctgatttggaaaaatcccacaggccacggaacaactaagcccgtgtaccacaactcttgagcctgtgctctaaaaccCCATGTGCAGCAACCACTGAGCCACAtattgcagctactgaagcctgcatgacCTAGAGCCCCTGCTTCACAACAAGTGAAGCCTGCCCACCACCACTAGAGACTAGTCCCcactctctgaaactagagaaaagccctcgtagcaacaaagacccagcacagtcaaaactataaatacataaaattaaaaagaaaagtttcccCTATAGCAGCATTATCTATCTTCTCAGCTTAGGGCTGCTCAGGGCTTAAAGTATTTAGAAGAACCAGTTTAAAATTGTGCTTTAAATGCAATTTCAGAGGCTTTTCACAATCAAACAGAtaaaggagggaaagagaggcGAGGACAGGAACTTAACTCTGTCCACAATAGGTTGGTTTGTGAAAGTTTGTACTATTCCAAGGCCAGACTAGGGTCTTCTTCTGACGATGTTCATTACCCTGCCCTCTGCTTGTCACAGCCTCCATCACAAAatgatacagtttttttttttttaagtataatttttttttaatttaaagtaaaatttaaactaGGAAATGGAAAGCTCACGGTTTTTAATGAGCCTCACCTAAGGTCTCTCAAACTTACCATGTCAATCACATTCTCTATTCACATAGAGTAAAAGGTCTATTTATTTTCAAGTGTCAGAGAAATAACCTGATAGTTATTTATGATAATTCCATCTTTGATCTGTACATTGGTGGTTTGTTGGTGTCTTCCTTTCCTTCAGCTTCTCTCTTCCTTCAGCTTgattctcattcattcatcctttcCACAAATATCCCCTGGGGTATCTTGCTTTCTGCTGCAGAGAATCCAGAGAGAAAGTGGGAACATTCTCATCTCATGGGAACCCAGAGAgctctcccctttcccttccctgtTGGGGCTGGGGAGGTTTTCTCTTCATAGAGTGAGGACCAACCTGGAGAAACAGAAGAACAGAACTTTCTTATTAGGAATATCTAAACATCGCCCCTCAGATGCCCATCCTCCATTCCTGTACCCTCCTGAGTGTTCCTTCAAGAAGTGCTACTTCTTGCTAAACTgctcacatgggcttcccttggtTTTAATTAATAACATCAAGAAGATACCTCTCCTGTTAATCATGGAGTTTTCAGCTCTCTACATGTGTGTGTTAAAACTTTAAGTCGACCACAGTGGGGAGTGATGCCAGGGGTAGACTTAAGCTGTACCTTGAAATTCTGTGACCCTCTCTGTGCCAATAACATTTCCCCTCTCTGGTCTGTAAACATATGCACAGCCTCCAAGTAGCGACCTCCATCCCTAAGGGTCAACGTCAGGAAATCAGCGACTGTCTTCATGCCTCCTTCAGGAAGTGATATTTCAGGGGAGGAAAACGTACTTTTCAGCTCCCAAATTTTCCTCTCGATGGTTAAAAGGAAAATGCCATCTCTCGGCTTCCACCCTGAGAAGAACGCTGCAGGGCCGCCTTGGCTTTGCTAATAAAAGCGGAAAGTGTAAATGGTTTGGTGATGACTGGCTTTCGCCCTTGGACGGAGAAATGAGATCACGGTTTTCACGAAGGAAAAGAACCGCAGCTGCGGCCACCGCGGAGTCTGCCGCTTCCTCTCCCAGCGCGGGTCCCGTATTACATCACCGGTGAgctcctggggggtggggggagcgcaGGCTCCGCCAGGGTCGTATCCCCTGACTCCAGAGGATAAATACAGAGCAGCAAGGATGTAGGGGGAGGGGGCGAGcgggagaggagaaggaaaaaggaggacCACGTTTCCCACTACCCCTCCGAATGTGAGGAGGGCGTTGCACTGGCTTCTGGTCCTTAAGCAGCCGCACCCCAAATTTCATTCCCGCATCGCCCCCCCTCCAACTCCCCACCCGTCCTCAAGACTCAATTCTGACATCCAAAGCAGCCAGGGAAGTCGCTTTGAGAGGTCCAAGGGGGACTGGGCAGAGAGGCTCCCGGGGACTGGGAGGGACCGCGACGCCTGCTCCTCCTCGGGGGAGtcgggggggcgggggaggcggccGCCGCTGCGCCCCCGCCCGGCCCAGCCAGCGGTGCCTCCCCCGCCAGGCGACAGCAGCCGGACGGGGGCGGCAGAAGCGCCTCCTCCCCGCCTGGAGCCGAGACGGCGGCGCAGGGGCAGCAAGGCGCCTCACCTTGCCCCCGATGAGGGGCGGATCATGCCATGGCAGCACCGGCGAGCgaccgcggcggcggcggctgcggcgaTCGGAACCCAACCAGCAGCCCCGGGAGCTCGACCGGAGCGGGGGGCACCGCGGCGCGAGCCGGGGACGGCGGGGACGCGGGAGCCCGGAGCGCAGCGGTGACGGTCCCCGGCCTCCCTCCGCTGGAGGACTACGAGTGCAAAATCTGCTACAACTACTTCGACGCAGACCGGCGCGCGCCCAAGCTGCTGGCGTGTCTGCACACCTTCTGCCAGGAGTGCCTGAGCCAGCTGCAgctccgcgccgccgccgccgccaccgccgcgcCTGAGCGCACGCCGCGCCCGCCACCCTGGCACGGCCCGCCCGGCGCCATCGCCTGCCCCGTGTGTCGCCACCGCACGCCGCTGCCCGATAGCCGCGTGCACGGCCTGCCCAACAACACTAAGCTCGCCGAGGCCTTCCCGCTGGCCCTCCGCGCCGCGCACGACCCGCTGCCCCAGGACCGCCTCCCGCCGCTGCCCGCGCGCCGCCCAGCGCCCACTTCGGCCCCGTCGACCGCCGcggccccggccccgccgccgccgcagccgtCCTCAGAGGACGCGGCCGGAGGACCAAGCGCCCGCGCCGGCCTGCGCGCGCCGGGCAACTACGAGAGCTGCCAGAACTGCAAGCGCGCCGCGCTCACCGCCGGCTGCGTGTGCGTtgtcttctccttcctctccatgGTGGTGCTGCTCTTCACCGGCCTCATCTTCGTCAACCActacggcggcggcggcggcggcggcggcggggccccCCCGGGGGGCGGGGCGCCCCCTGGTGCAGCCCCGGCAGCCGGCTCGCCCTCGCCCTCGCCCGTGGGGCCCATCTGCCTGTCGGTGGCCAGCATCCTGGCCCTCTTCTCGGTCGTCATCACTTGGATCATCTGCTGGCTCAAGTACCGGCCCGAGGGCGCCGCCTCGGGCTCTGCCGGGGGCGGTGGCGGCCCGAGGGCGCGGGCGGTGGCAGCGGCTAGCGGTGCGGGCAGGAGCGGTACGTAGCGGGGCCGCACGCTTGGCCTCGTTCGTGCACCTCTAGCCCCGCGTGGCCCTAGTGGAGGGGGCCTCTGGTCCCGTGCGATCGAGCTTCTCCGCCCTCTCCCCTTGGACCCCGGACGCGCACCCCTTCGCCACCCGGCCACTGAGGAGCCTCGGTTTTCCGCCTCTCTGGCCTTTACCGTCCACTTCGCGCTGGGCCAGAGAGGGAAACCGAAGAGGCAGGGATGCTGGTGGGGTGTCACATCTCCGTGGACTGTTCAAGGTCAGCCCCCTCCATGCACCGCCCTCATCCTCGCCAGAATGCAAAATCATCCCTCTCCGGAGTGCGAAGATTTgcaaaaagaggaggaaagaggagtGGGACACCCATCGCCTGGCCTGGAAGCTGGTTTTCTGAATGCCGTGACTTGGGCGTTTCTTTAAGGATATGGGTGCGCGCGCGCGCAAGCCCGCAGCAGTTGTGAATGGACCTAAGCTGTCCTGAGGAAGAACGAATGAGATGTGAACGTGAGAGAAAGGTCTTCCTGCCCCCTGGAGGTCCTGGAGAGTGAGTGAGCCGGATCGCTGAGAGTGATGTACAACCTTCGGGGGCGTCACGCGTGGGGAGGCTGGAAAGAACAACCGCCCAGCATCTGTGAACAATTGAGCAGGTGTTCAGCGCGCGTGCGCGCCCTCATCTGCCTCCAGATTATTTCGAGCAGAATGGTGGTGGAGCGCAATGGGCGGTGGATCCTTCTGTTAGTGGCCCGACAAAGTCCAAGAAGTCCCACCTCCTGGAAACTTGTGATCGCTTTATTCTCGGTGTTGCTACCAGGAAGTCATTTCATCTTCTGTAACTGGACTCAGGGAGCTTCAAGAGCCcgttctcccttctcttctcaaaACTGACTTACTGTTGCCCCCACCTGGAAGATACTGAAAGCTATTCGCGCAGAATAGAAACTGTAGGCTTCCCCtgccttttttcttaatttcatttttaaaataatttattttagagtATATAAATCTGGAAATTTTGTGCATTAAAATTTCTGGAAAAGTTGTTTGATAAGCAGTAATATTTCTCCTGTAGCTCTAGTCCGAATACATTTCGAAATGAGGGGCATACAATAAATGCGTGTTGGTAGTTGATTCAAGATTTTATACTGTGAAATAACTGACTTTCAATTatctgataaaaaagaaaatactgcccAAAGACGAAACCGATAAATCAGATACCAAGTCTTTCTTCCTTtgattacaaatatatattattttgaatgTAGCTGTTTGATATtgttagaaatcaatgaaatgttCACTTCTTATCACATtagatgaaaaagaatacatatctATCCGGTTTTGTAACTAAAAAGATGAATTGGAGTgtatgttgcaggtggattcgatgcttttaaaaaaaaacaacagttgtTCCAAATGTGTTTTATATGAAAACATTCTTTATTCCATCTTTTGAAGTTTGGAATAAGATAAAGTTTTCATGCCTAAACACCACAGAAGCTACTGAGGGTATGCTGTTATTCCTCATGTATTTATGCAAGCTGTCTGCATGATATCCTGACTATTAACTGAACTTGAATGCTATTCTATTAACTGAACTTGAATGGAGCGTTTGTATTTATCCTAAAGTGATTTACTGGCCATTGATAAGTGTGGTATGGCTGCAATTTAGGAATTGCAATATGATGTGTTTTATGTCTGCACtgtcaataaaaacaagaagcATTTCTAGAAAAACCTACTTTCATGAAACTTATTTCATGGGGAAATTGCTCCATGTTATTGGGGCCGCACTTCCTTTTCTGAAATACACATATCCTCAACCAGATTCTAATTTCACATTTTGAATAGGGCTTAGAGAGAGATAATTCACGTGTGGGAATGCACTACAAGGACATTTCATGGGATTACTGGAACTCCTGAAGGCCAAGTGAGATCTgttgtattttaaagttttacccACCCACTACTATAAAATTCCCCTAAAATGAAACTCTGTTGTCAGATTTTGTTCTCAgtttctgtaaaatattttcaggttCCTAATATGAACAATCACATTCCAGAGGTtggttttaatttacttttaccTCCACCAAG
Proteins encoded in this window:
- the RNF228 gene encoding RING finger protein 228, with the translated sequence MAAPASDRGGGGCGDRNPTSSPGSSTGAGGTAARAGDGGDAGARSAAVTVPGLPPLEDYECKICYNYFDADRRAPKLLACLHTFCQECLSQLQLRAAAAATAAPERTPRPPPWHGPPGAIACPVCRHRTPLPDSRVHGLPNNTKLAEAFPLALRAAHDPLPQDRLPPLPARRPAPTSAPSTAAAPAPPPPQPSSEDAAGGPSARAGLRAPGNYESCQNCKRAALTAGCVCVVFSFLSMVVLLFTGLIFVNHYGGGGGGGGGAPPGGGAPPGAAPAAGSPSPSPVGPICLSVASILALFSVVITWIICWLKYRPEGAASGSAGGGGGPRARAVAAASGAGRSGT